From a region of the Chiloscyllium punctatum isolate Juve2018m chromosome 1, sChiPun1.3, whole genome shotgun sequence genome:
- the tspan36 gene encoding tetraspanin 36 codes for MDCGVLTSKSVLLLLSLIFWAAGAVLTYVGAILLSTYRNYTNFFQDRYVVLPALAIIAIALVMFVIGVIGCCSTLRESRFGLGLFMIVLLITFAAEVSAFVLGIVYRGKMHEGVDSTMTTVFSKYDGKNAESKTVNYLQEQMACCGLKNYTYWNTTNWFIKGNQTYPLSCCKHQFSNCTGSPSHPELLNTAGCEMKLETGLESILSYAMIVILGFAIIKFFGMISICVIGCRQKQMDYQPLPSGIYA; via the exons ATGGATTGTGGCGTGTTAACCTCCAAAAGTGTTTTACTTCTCCTGAGCCTTATTTTCTGG GCTGCAGGGGCTGTTCTAACCTATGTGGGAGCCATCTTGCTATCCACCTATAGAAACTACACCAACTTCTTTCAGGATAGATATGTTGTGTTACCAGCTTTGGCGATCATTGCCATAGCCCTTGTAATGTTTGTTATTGGTGTTATTGGATGCTGCTCAACTCTGAGGGAATCTCGCTTTGGATTGGGATTG TTTATGATTGTACTGTTGATCACCTTTGCTGCTGAAGTGTCTGCCTTTGTTCTGGGAATTGTCTACAGAGGAAAG ATGCATGAAGGTGTGGATTCAACTATGACTACTGTCTTTTCAAAATATGATGGCAAGAATGCTGAGAGCAAGACTGTGAACTACTTGCAGGAACAG atGGCATGCTGTGGGTTGAAAAACTACACCTATTGGAATACTACTAATTGGTTCATCAAGGGCAACCAGACTTACCCACTCAGCTGCTGCAAACATCAATTCTCCAACTGCACAGGAAGCCCAAGTCATCCTGAGCTCCTCAATACAGCA GGATGTGAGATGAAGTTGGAGACTGGCCTTGAATCCATTCTGAGTTATGCCATGATAGTTATTCTGGGATTTGCCATAATCAAG TTTTTTGGAATGATCAGCATTTGTGTGATTGGCTGCAGACAAAAACAGATGGATTACCAACCACTTCCTTCTGGAATATATGCATGA